CAACAGCAGCACGCGATGCACCAATTGCAGCCCCTAGTTTGTCAGCAATACCATTTAGCAAGGCAAAATTTTCACCGTTTTGCATACCACGGCCGCCTGAAATAACAACCGGTGCCGCAGTTAATTCAGGGCGCTCAGATTCAGTTTGTTCAATGCTCACAAACTCACTCACTTGAGAGGCTATACTTTGCGAGCGATCCTCAATGTCACATGCTGCTTGAGTCTCTACGGCATCAAATGCTGATGCACGCACAGTGATAACTTTTTGAGAGTCTAATGATTTTACAGTCGCAATTGCATTACCCGCATAAATTGGACGCTTAAAGGTGTCTGCATCAATCACATCGATAATTTCTGAGATCTGTGATTTGTCGAGTAACGCCGCGACACGTGGCGCGATATTTTTACCTGTGGTAGACGCTGAAAACAAAATGTGTGAAAAGTCACTTGCTAATTCAACAACTAGCTCAGATGTGTTTTCTGCCAATTGATGTTCGAATGAAGCATCGTCAACAGCAACCACCTTTTGTACGCCAGCGATCTGTGCAGAGTGATTGGCAGCCTCAGCAATGTTGTGACCTGCAATTAATACGGTAATGTCGCTTGCGATTTTTGTTGCAGCAGCAACCACCTTAGCGGTTTCAGGTTTCAATACACCATTTTCGTGCTCAGCAATAACTAATACGCTCATGAGATCACCTTTGCTTCTGTTTTTAACTTGTTTACTAACTCTTCAACGCTCTCAACCACCACGCCACCAGAGCGCTTAGCTGGCTCTTCAACTTTCACCAATTCAATACGAGGTGCTAAATTGACACCTAGCGAATCCGCTGCGATCACATCTAGTGGTTTACGCTTAGCTTTCATGATATTTGGCAGTGAAGCATAACGAGGTTCATTCAAACGCAAATCCGTTGTCACGACCGCTGGAAGTGATAGCGACACCGTTTGCAGACCGCCATCAACTTCACGCGTCACTTGCACTTTATCGCCTTCAACCACAACTTTAGAGGCAAAAGTGCCTTGAGCACGCTTAGTTAACGCTGCTAGCATTTGTCCTGTTTGGTTATTATCAGAATCGATAGACTGTTTACCTAGAATCACCAGCTCTGGACTTTCTTGTTCCACTACCTTAGCCAGTAGTTTTGCGATGTGCAGAGATTCAAGCTTTGCGCCTGTCTCAATGTGAACTGCTTTATCTGCACCCAGTGCAAGCGCCGTTCTTAACTGCTCTTGACAAGCTTTATCGCCAATTGATACGGCAATAACTTCCGTTGCAGTGCCCGCTTCTTTTAAACGAACCGCCTCTTCTACTGCAATTTCACAAAATGGATTGATCGCCATTTTTACGTTGCTCAAATCAACATCACTGTTGTCAGGTTTGACTCTTGCCTTTACGTTGTAATCAATCACGCGTTTGATTGGCACAAGTACTTTCATGGTTACTCCATCATCTGGTTATTCTCTAAGCTGACGTCTACGTCAACAAATTATTTTATTGGTTTCAGACTACTTCCTGTTGACGTAAACGTCAACCTCAAATAACCTTAG
This genomic interval from Pseudoalteromonas galatheae contains the following:
- a CDS encoding electron transfer flavoprotein subunit alpha/FixB family protein, whose product is MSVLVIAEHENGVLKPETAKVVAAATKIASDITVLIAGHNIAEAANHSAQIAGVQKVVAVDDASFEHQLAENTSELVVELASDFSHILFSASTTGKNIAPRVAALLDKSQISEIIDVIDADTFKRPIYAGNAIATVKSLDSQKVITVRASAFDAVETQAACDIEDRSQSIASQVSEFVSIEQTESERPELTAAPVVISGGRGMQNGENFALLNGIADKLGAAIGASRAAVDAGFVPNDMQVGQTGKIVAPNLYIAVGISGAIQHLAGMKDSKVIVAINRDPEAPIFQVADYGLVADLFDALPELEQAL
- a CDS encoding electron transfer flavoprotein subunit beta/FixA family protein, with protein sequence MKVLVPIKRVIDYNVKARVKPDNSDVDLSNVKMAINPFCEIAVEEAVRLKEAGTATEVIAVSIGDKACQEQLRTALALGADKAVHIETGAKLESLHIAKLLAKVVEQESPELVILGKQSIDSDNNQTGQMLAALTKRAQGTFASKVVVEGDKVQVTREVDGGLQTVSLSLPAVVTTDLRLNEPRYASLPNIMKAKRKPLDVIAADSLGVNLAPRIELVKVEEPAKRSGGVVVESVEELVNKLKTEAKVIS